One Carassius auratus strain Wakin chromosome 3, ASM336829v1, whole genome shotgun sequence genomic region harbors:
- the LOC113046695 gene encoding fibroblast growth factor 21-like, which yields MKFLLFSSRLFVLKPTWSVRSIMLFTSFFFFLALFPPLHWCMYVPEQNVLLPFGTQVRERLLFTENRKHGLFLEMKPDGSVRGSPAKKRNCVLSLRSVKAGETVIQSEATSLFLCVDDEDNLKGQLHYSEGDCTFHEVLLEDGYSYFLSPHSDRPVSLHSKQSGQKHSAPLSRFLPVMDYLLAVREDSHIQEVKHYIKDINLDSDDPLGMGHHSQIQTVFSPSLHTKK from the exons atgaaatttttacttttttcatccCGTCTGTTTGTATTGAAGCCCACCTGGTCGGTTCGGTCAATCATGCTTTTTaccagttttttcttttttttggctcTGTTTCCTCCTCTTCATTGGTGTATGTATGTTCCTGAACAGAACGTGCTTCTGCCGTTCGGCACACAAGTCAGGGAACGCTTGCTCTTCACAG AGAACAGAAAGCATGGGCTGTTCCTTGAAATGAAGCCTGATGGCTCCGTCCGAGGGTCCCCAGCAAAGAAGCGCAACT GTGTGCTGAGCCTGCGCTCGGTCAAAGCGGGTGAGACGGTCATCCAGAGTGAGGCTACATCTCTCTTCCTCTGCGTGGATGATGAAGACAACTTGAAAGGACAG ctgcaTTACTCTGAAGGAGACTGCACCTTCCACGAAGTGCTACTGGAGGATGgatattcttattttctttctcCACACTCCGATCGTCCTGTGTCGCTCCACTCAAAGCAGTCTGGGCAGAAACACAGTGCCCCACTTTCTCGGTTCCTCCCCGTTATGGATTATCTGTTGGCGGTGAGAGAGGACAGCCACATACAGGAGGTGAAACATTATATTAAGGACATAAATCTGGACTCTGATGACCCACTAGGAATGGGACATCACTCTCAAATCCAGACTGTCTTCAGTCCCAGTCTGCATACTAAGAAGTGA
- the LOC113046677 gene encoding potassium voltage-gated channel subfamily A member 7-like, producing MDKGEGEEPDRETEAKKQEEEEISEIDKNLKDQRNKAEKGDKEKVERKRENRRSGSMLKGGWALSERLAINVSGMRYETQIRTLAQFPDSLLGDPQRRLRYFDPLRNEIFLDRNRFCFDAILYFYQSGGRLRRPASVPLDVFLDELRFYELGEDIMARFKEDEGFPKEEPRPLPDNEIQRKLWMLFEHPESSGGARIIAIISVMVIVVSILIFCLETLPDFRVEKEQREQASYQAILAGNSTLHSLMSSPFQDPFFLVETMCICWFSFELMMRFSCSPSKMSFFKDVMNIIDFFAIIPYFVTLGTELAKSKGATPSMSLAIIRVIRLVRVFRIFKLSRHSKGLQILGQTLKASLRELALLIFFLFIGVILFSSAVYFAEVDNPGTAFTSIPEAFWWAVVSMTTVGYGDMYPMTVGGKLVGSMCAIAGVLTISLPVPVIVSNFSYFYHRETECVDNQEYTHVSTSLWEEEEGGEEGEDAEEGPGEQGDRVPLEGGMAYRGICAPLNGTLLSGLCVGPTGVQSVGSVYPLVTQV from the exons ATGGAcaaaggagaaggagaagaacCGGACAGGGAAACAGAGGCCAAAAAACAAGAAGAGGAAGAGATCAGTGAAATTGACAAGAATCTCAAGGACCAGCGCAACAAGGCAGAAAAGGGTGACAAAGAGAAGgttgagaggaagagagagaatcGAAGATCTGGCTCAATGTTGAAGGGAGGTTGGGCCCTGTCTGAACGTCTGGCCATCAATGTGTCAGGCATGCGCTATGAAACACAGATTCGAACCCTGGCCCAGTTCCCTGACTCTCTGCTCGGTGACCCTCAGCGGCGTCTGCGCTACTTTGACCCACTCCGAAATGAGATCTTTCTGGACCGCAACCGATTCTGCTTTGATGCCATCCTTTACTTCTATCAGTCCGGAGGTCGGTTACGGCGGCCTGCCAGTGTGCCTCTAGATGTCTTCCTGGATGAGCTGCGCTTTTATGAGCTGGGAGAGGATATCATGGCTCGCTTCAAAGAGGATGAGGGCTTCCCCAAGGAGGAGCCTCGGCCCCTGCCAGACAATGAGATCCAGCGCAAGCTGTGGATGCTCTTTGAGCACCCCGAGTCCTCTGGAGGTGCCCGTATCATCGCCATCATCAGCGTGATGGTGATTGTGGTCTCAATCCTCATCTTCTGTTTGGAGACGCTGCCTGACTTCAGAGTAGAGAAGGAGCAGAGAGAG CAAGCGTCATACCAGGCTATCCTGGCTGGAAACAGTACCTTGCACAGCCTAATGTCCTCTCCCTTTCAAGATCCATTCTTCCTGGTGGAGACCATGTGTATCTGCTGGTTCTCGTTTGAGCTAATGATGCGTTTCTCCTGTTCTCCCAGTAAGATGTCCTTCTTCAAGGATGTGATGAACATCATAGACTTCTTCGCAATCATTCCCTACTTCGTCACGCTCGGCACAGAGCTGGCCAAGTCTAAGGGAGCGACGCCGTCCATGTCGCTGGCGATCATTAGGGTCATCCGTCTGGTTCGAGTCTTCCGGATCTTCAAGCTGTCTCGCCACTCCAAAGGCCTTCAGATCCTGGGCCAGACGCTGAAGGCCAGCTTGAGGGAGCTGGCGCTGCTCATCTTTTTCCTCTTCATCGGAGTCATCCTGTTCTCCTCGGCCGTGTACTTTGCTGAGGTGGACAACCCTGGAACTGCCTTCACCAGTATCCCAGAAGCCTTCTGGTGGGCTGTGGTCTCGATGACGACAGTGGGCTATGGCGACATGTACCCGATGACGGTGGGCGGAAAGCTGGTGGGCTCCATGTGTGCCATCGCCGGCGTGCTCACCATCTCGCTTCCCGTTCCCGTCATCGTTTCCAACTTCAGCTACTTCTACCACCGTGAAACGGAGTGTGTGGACAACCAGGAATACACACACGTCAGCACTTCCCTTTGGGAGGAGGAGGAAGGTGGGGAAGAAGGAGAAGATGCTGAGGAAGGGCCTGGGGAACAGGGAGACCGCGTTCCTCTTGAAGGAGGCATGGCCTATAGGGGGATCTGTGCCCCTCTAAATGGGACTCTCCTGTCTGGGCTTTGTGTGGGTCCGACCGGAGTGCAAAGTGTAGGGAGCGTTTACCCGCTGGTCACTCAAGTCTGA
- the LOC113046701 gene encoding 17-beta-hydroxysteroid dehydrogenase 14: MACAQRYVNKVVIVTGGTRGIGRGIVKVFVQNGAKVVFCAQETQLSAGQSLESVLNKEGPGSCSFVSCDVTKEDDIKRLINVTIERFGQLDCLVNNAGWHPPHKTTDETTAEEFRDLLNLNLISYFLASKYALPYLRKTQGNIINLSSLVASIGQKDAAPYVATKGAITAMTKAMAVDESRYQVRVNCISPSNIMTPLWEELAGNTEDAAATVKGGENAQLIGRMGTETESGLAALFLAADATFCTGIDLFLSGGAELNYGFKSQIP, translated from the exons ATGGCTTGTGCTCAGCGTTATGTCAACAAAGTTGTCATCGTTACTGGGGGCACTAGAGGCATCGGAAGGGGCATCGTTAAAGTGTTTG TGCAAAACGGAGCCAAAGTTGTGTTCTGCGCACAGGAGA CACAATTGTCAGCTGGTCAGTCTCTTGAGTCTGTGCTGAATAAGGAAGGACCGGGATCGTGCTCGTTTGTGTCATGTGACGTGACAAAAGAGGATGACATCAAG CGATTAATCAATGTGACAATTGAGAGATTTGGACAATTAGACTGTTTGGTGAACAATGCTGGGTGGC ACCCCCCTCACAAGACCACAGATGAAACCACTGCAGAGGAGTTTAGAGACCTGCTTAATCTGAACCTCATCAGTTACTTCCTTGCTTCAAAG TATGCACTGCCGTATCTGCGTAAAACCCAAGGAAACATCATCAATTTGTCCAGCCTTGTCGCCTCAATAGGTCAGAAAGACGCGGCTCCCTATGTGGCAACCAAG GGGGCCATCACTGCCATGACTAAAGCAATGGCTGTGGACGAGAGTCGCTATCAAGTGAGAGTGAACTG CATCTCTCCAAGCAATATAATGACGCCTCTGTGGGAGGAGCTTGCAGGCAACACAGAAGATGCTGCTGCAACTGTTAAGGGAGGAGAAAACGCTCAG CTGATTGGTCGAATGGGAACGGAGACTGAGAGTGGATTAGCTGCCCTCTTCTTGGCAGCTGATGCCACTTTCTGCACTGGGATAGATTTGTTTCTAAGTGGAGGGGCCGAACTGAACTACGGCTTCAAAAGCCAAATACCATAA